Proteins encoded within one genomic window of Variovorax sp. OAS795:
- a CDS encoding esterase-like activity of phytase family protein, translating to MTRLASLSFIALAAALACGGAAAQTAFHATLAGHAVLPAQSFVTTPKDAPADLQLSGKFTSGQRVEAPGTVEGLSGGRGTGVSLPFKGQPLQGHSGIKKMDDGSFWILTDNGAGAKANSPDFMLYLNHYKVDFRSGKFNHLDTVFLHDPDKKVPFRIVHEGTKQRYLTGSDFDPESFQFAGGALWIGEEFGPFLIKADLKGKVLGVFDTLVDGKAVRSPDHPAVTTPGAPGGAVDFQVKRSKGFEGMAASKDGSKLYALLEGPVWNAERREYEKLDGKEALRVLEFDVATEKWTGRHWKYPLEANGHAIGDFNMIDGTTGLVIERDNGEGTSDKACPEGQKHAGCFHDIAKFKRVYKIELSDANVGGPVRKIGYIDLLDIADPARLARKPLNSGVFKFPFFTIENVDVVDATHIVMGNDNNLPFSSSREPNKADDNELVLLEAGALLQAK from the coding sequence ATGACCCGCCTCGCTTCTCTCTCCTTCATCGCCCTTGCCGCCGCGCTCGCCTGCGGCGGCGCTGCCGCACAGACGGCCTTCCACGCCACGCTCGCCGGCCATGCCGTGCTGCCCGCGCAGAGCTTCGTGACAACGCCCAAGGATGCACCGGCCGATCTGCAGCTCAGCGGCAAGTTCACCTCGGGCCAGCGCGTGGAGGCGCCGGGCACGGTCGAAGGCCTCTCGGGCGGGCGCGGCACGGGTGTCTCGCTGCCGTTCAAGGGCCAGCCGCTGCAAGGCCATTCGGGCATCAAGAAGATGGACGATGGTTCGTTCTGGATCCTCACCGACAACGGGGCCGGCGCCAAGGCCAACTCGCCTGACTTCATGCTGTACCTGAACCACTACAAGGTGGACTTCAGGAGCGGCAAGTTCAACCATCTCGACACCGTCTTCCTGCACGACCCCGACAAGAAGGTGCCCTTCCGCATCGTCCATGAAGGCACGAAGCAGCGCTACCTGACAGGTTCCGACTTCGACCCCGAGAGCTTCCAGTTCGCCGGCGGCGCGCTGTGGATCGGCGAGGAGTTCGGCCCCTTCCTCATCAAGGCCGACCTGAAGGGCAAGGTGCTCGGGGTGTTCGACACGCTGGTGGACGGCAAGGCCGTTCGCTCGCCCGACCATCCCGCGGTCACCACGCCGGGCGCCCCTGGCGGTGCGGTCGATTTCCAGGTCAAGCGCTCCAAGGGCTTCGAAGGCATGGCCGCGTCGAAGGACGGCAGCAAGCTTTATGCACTGCTCGAAGGCCCGGTGTGGAATGCCGAGAGGAGGGAGTACGAAAAGCTCGACGGCAAGGAAGCTCTGCGCGTGCTGGAGTTCGACGTGGCAACCGAGAAGTGGACCGGCCGGCATTGGAAATATCCGCTCGAAGCCAACGGCCACGCCATCGGCGACTTCAACATGATCGATGGCACCACGGGCCTCGTCATCGAGCGTGACAACGGCGAGGGTACGAGCGACAAGGCCTGCCCCGAAGGCCAGAAGCACGCCGGCTGCTTCCACGACATCGCCAAGTTCAAGCGCGTCTACAAGATCGAACTGAGCGACGCCAACGTGGGCGGTCCGGTGCGCAAGATCGGCTACATCGACCTGCTGGACATTGCCGATCCGGCCAGGCTGGCACGCAAGCCGCTGAACAGCGGCGTGTTCAAGTTCCCGTTCTTCACCATCGAGAATGTCGACGTGGTCGATGCGACGCACATCGTGATGGGCAACGACAACAACCTGCCGTTCTCCAGCAGCCGCGAGCCGAACAAGGCCGATGACAACGAGCTGGTGCTGCTCGAAGCGGGTGCGCTGCTGCAGG
- the pbpC gene encoding penicillin-binding protein 1C: MRGRKTLLALAAAAMLLALLRFWPHAPLIQTVGSSRAVYAQGGELLRLTLASDEQYRLWVPLERISPTLVGAVLLYEDRRFHAHPGVNPAALARSAWRIARGERRQGGSTLTMQLARRVYGIDSRTAVGKVAQIGAALWLEARFSKREILEAYLNTAPYGGNIEGVQAASLIYFRKDAAKLSLPEALTLAVIPQNPVKRIAERGRNAELQSARERLWALWAERDPAARQHAPDAQLALSAQSRGSLPFLAPHATDMLLAQERGVQEVRTTIDLRMQATLERVMGQYLRAHADVGMTNASALLLDASTMQVRALIGSADWHNDAIAGQVNGTQAKRSPGSTLKPFIYALALDQGLLHPKTMLKDAPTSFGPYTPENFDHRFAGPLAAQEALIRSRNIPAVSVAAKLSKPGLYDFMRLAGVSKLQSESHYGLALVLGGGEVTPEELAGLYATLANGGISQPLRYTQPATDERPAQPLRLLSEEASFITLDMLRHTPRPDTTLPARPAIAWKTGTSWGFRDAWTAGVFGRHVLVVWVGNFDGTSNPALVGVDAAAPLFLRMVDALRAERLDPGEIAARQPPDLRQVEVCAATGGLPDALCPVRTSTWFIAGKSPIQVSNLHRAVWVDETTGKVVCGPQPNARQQVVEQWGSDMRRLFRQAGLPRASPPADGCEKGNASSETAPLITSPLRGVRHTLRVKRPEPLVLRAEAAAGTQTIYWFADDALIGRAAPGEGITWMPDLADSGRRYVLRAVDDQGRAESREVTVDIAP, encoded by the coding sequence GTGAGAGGGAGGAAGACGCTGCTTGCCTTGGCAGCCGCGGCCATGCTGTTGGCCCTGCTGCGCTTCTGGCCGCACGCCCCACTGATCCAAACCGTCGGCAGCTCGCGGGCCGTGTATGCGCAGGGCGGCGAGCTGTTGCGCCTCACCCTCGCAAGCGACGAGCAATACCGGCTCTGGGTGCCGCTCGAGCGCATCTCGCCGACGCTGGTCGGTGCGGTGCTGCTCTATGAAGACCGCCGCTTCCACGCGCACCCCGGTGTCAACCCCGCCGCGCTGGCGCGAAGCGCATGGCGCATTGCGCGCGGCGAGCGCCGGCAGGGCGGCTCGACGCTCACGATGCAGCTCGCGCGGCGCGTGTACGGCATCGACAGCCGCACGGCCGTGGGCAAGGTCGCGCAGATCGGCGCGGCACTCTGGCTCGAGGCGCGCTTCAGCAAGCGCGAGATCCTCGAGGCCTACCTCAACACCGCTCCCTATGGCGGCAACATCGAAGGCGTGCAGGCCGCGAGCCTCATCTACTTTCGCAAGGACGCCGCCAAGCTCAGCCTGCCCGAGGCGCTGACGCTCGCGGTGATTCCGCAGAACCCCGTCAAGCGCATCGCCGAGCGCGGACGCAATGCCGAACTGCAATCGGCGCGTGAGCGGCTCTGGGCGCTGTGGGCCGAACGCGACCCGGCCGCGAGGCAGCATGCGCCCGACGCGCAGCTCGCGCTCTCGGCGCAATCGCGCGGCAGCCTGCCCTTTCTTGCGCCGCACGCCACCGACATGCTGCTCGCGCAGGAGCGCGGCGTGCAGGAAGTGCGCACCACCATCGACCTGCGCATGCAGGCCACGCTCGAACGCGTGATGGGCCAGTACCTGCGCGCACATGCCGACGTGGGCATGACCAATGCGAGCGCGCTGCTGCTCGACGCCTCGACCATGCAGGTGCGCGCCTTGATCGGCTCGGCCGACTGGCACAACGACGCCATCGCGGGCCAGGTCAACGGCACGCAGGCCAAGCGCTCGCCCGGTTCCACGCTCAAGCCCTTCATCTATGCGCTGGCGCTCGACCAGGGGCTCCTGCATCCCAAGACCATGCTGAAGGACGCGCCCACGTCCTTCGGGCCCTACACGCCGGAGAATTTCGACCATCGCTTTGCGGGACCGCTCGCCGCGCAGGAGGCGTTGATCCGCAGCCGCAACATCCCCGCGGTGTCCGTCGCGGCCAAGCTGTCGAAGCCGGGGCTGTACGACTTCATGCGGCTCGCGGGCGTCTCCAAGCTGCAGAGCGAATCGCACTACGGGCTGGCGCTGGTGCTCGGCGGCGGCGAGGTCACGCCCGAGGAGCTCGCGGGCCTCTATGCCACGCTGGCCAACGGCGGCATCTCGCAGCCGCTGCGCTACACCCAGCCTGCGACCGACGAGCGGCCGGCCCAGCCGCTTCGTTTGTTGAGCGAAGAGGCCTCGTTCATCACGCTCGACATGCTGCGCCACACGCCGCGGCCCGACACCACCTTGCCCGCTCGCCCGGCCATCGCGTGGAAGACGGGCACCTCGTGGGGCTTTCGCGATGCATGGACCGCGGGCGTGTTCGGGCGCCATGTGCTCGTGGTGTGGGTCGGCAATTTCGACGGCACCAGCAACCCTGCGCTCGTCGGCGTCGATGCGGCTGCGCCGCTGTTCCTGCGCATGGTCGATGCGCTGCGCGCCGAGCGGCTCGATCCCGGCGAGATCGCCGCGCGGCAGCCTCCGGACCTGCGCCAGGTCGAGGTCTGCGCTGCGACGGGCGGCCTGCCCGATGCGCTGTGCCCGGTGCGCACGAGCACCTGGTTCATCGCCGGCAAGTCGCCGATCCAGGTCAGCAACCTGCATCGTGCGGTATGGGTCGACGAGACCACGGGCAAGGTGGTCTGCGGCCCGCAGCCGAACGCGCGCCAGCAGGTGGTCGAGCAGTGGGGCAGCGACATGCGCCGGCTGTTCCGGCAGGCCGGGCTGCCGCGCGCAAGCCCGCCGGCCGATGGCTGCGAAAAAGGCAATGCGTCTTCGGAGACGGCGCCGCTCATCACCTCGCCACTGCGCGGCGTGCGGCACACGCTGCGCGTGAAAAGGCCCGAGCCGCTGGTGCTGCGCGCCGAAGCGGCGGCCGGCACGCAGACGATCTACTGGTTCGCGGACGATGCGCTGATCGGCCGCGCCGCGCCCGGCGAGGGCATCACCTGGATGCCCGATCTCGCGGACTCGGGCCGGCGCTATGTGCTGCGCGCGGTCGATGACCAAGGACGCGCGGAGTCGCGCGAAGTGACGGTGGACATCGCGCCCTGA
- a CDS encoding alpha-2-macroglobulin, with translation MLQVANRKLASLSDVLFTGLGRALGFLRPLARGLIGSWRPPGWLRIVGAFLLFGLGWLQQRLAWLVLLALLVLAGWLASPQLLKWWHGLTPDRVEPVVATAQIVPPPRTQIENDKGPNPLVINFSASVAPIARIGQEATGITIEPAIAGRWTWSGQKKLEFLPAQDWPVGQPYKVQLANNALAPHIEMALRKYEFTSPEFSARIASAEFYQDPVQANVRRALFRMSFSHPVNTAEFEKRLVLTYDQACGTSFFSVGKCKSEKFTVSYDKLRLAATLQSEPLPIPEKTRPVVLSLAAGAVAQKGGPGVRSDVSRAVDIPGLFSLEIASVEPTIVTGENGEPEHVMHITASMPVHEREMARVVQAWLLPATEEAKGDPDEKFDWSAEPAKITDAVLRRAKKLTLQPIASEREVTEMVSFRMPQAEGGRYMLVRMAKGLKTPGGYQLGAARQEVQLLKTFAPELTIMSQGSLLALSGERKLPILVRDLPGIRLEIGRLLPQQLQHLVTQTNGDFAHPQFNGGLQSDNLVDRFQKEIPLSIPAGKAHYETVDFAEYLRSDVADRRGVFLLKVQGYDPKAKKKADGDAAQAQPEEEQQEQSSEGEGDPESGNPEDKKDQRLVLVTDLGIVVKKSLDGTRDVFVQSIATGQPVAGALVEVWGRNGMIVASQATGATGAARLPNLAGYQREKAPVVLVVRKDGDLSFLPFNRSDRTLDISRFDVGGLRAAGVPNQMTAYVFSDRGIYRPGDTMHIAMMVKAGNWGTSLRDLPLEAEIIDARGLGVRREKLKLGPGGAAEISHATQDTSPTGNYTVNLYLPRESSPGSPDVQGLLIGSTTVKVQEFLPDRTKVVARLSSEKAEGWVHPKDLKAMVDVQNLFGTPAPDRKVEGTLTLSPAFPVFRAFADYAFFDPQRATEKQVDDLGSVQTSTEGKAEFDLRLSRFDAATYQVHVLAKAFEPEGGRSVSAEAQTLVSDLGYLVGVKVDGDTSYVSKGAARNASVIAIDPQAKKIAVAELKIERVERKALSVLVKQDNGLYRYESRKKEIVLDEKPLAIAAAGNTLALNTSVPGNFAYVVRDADGLELNRVEYSVAGNANVSRSLDRNAELQLTLDRKDYEPGQEIEVSIRAPYVGAGLITIERDKVYAHAWFKTDKTASVQRITLPKEFEGTGYINVHFVRDPASDEVYMSPLSYGVAPFATSLAKRTANLQLTSSELVKPGQTVKMKLTSDKPTRAVLFAVDEGILQVARYKTPDPLKHFFQKRALEVGTLQTLDLILPEFKKLMQGAAPGGDGEGELGKHLNPFKRKRDKPVAYWSGLVDVNGSREFSYTVPESFNGSLRVMAVAVNDETTAAKSTRTVVRGDMVILPNAPLAMAPGDTVEVGVGLANNIVGSGKDAPIALTLTASGGLEVVGDATQTLKVNERGEASTRFNVRAKPGEQAVLGSSALVFTSAHKNFSARLSTEVSVRPASPFVTLVQAGSFQRAGELSSKAELYPNFRRSEVAVSAAPWAFASGLMQYLEVYPHGCTEQITSQTFPAVLLAGRPELVKEMARGRTAEQGPMPDARKTFERYLVQLRARQTADGGFALWPGAGPDPFATLYAVHLLVEAKDHKLPVPQDLLQKANTYLQGWLGSGDASLDGWRQRTQAAYLLTRQGIIAPAALANLREAWRNKQTAGWSDDLGAAYLAASYQLVKQEQVAAELLNPVWSDLLARAEKKQRRNVWGAYYDPLVHDSMTLHLVGRHFPSRLKTLKPQVWEGMGAMVRDGWYNSLSSASMLLAVDAYFEAVAQNVEGKLTAQSVNAQGQAAALALGAVNPITRAPVPAGTAKLKLSNDSDFNLYYSWAEQGFERNVPTTPVNQGLEIFHEVLDAKGNPTAKARLGEEVTVRVRVRSLERAQLNDVALVDVLPGGLEPVLQAVGDNEEADADAPIWKKRLGGSGSWKVQYADIREDRVVFYGAVGKDLLEVTYKARATNVGDFVVPAAYGEAMYDRRVYSRSAGARFQVVAK, from the coding sequence ATGCTTCAGGTTGCGAATCGAAAACTCGCGTCGCTCAGCGACGTGCTCTTCACCGGGCTGGGCCGTGCGCTCGGCTTCCTGCGTCCGCTCGCCCGCGGACTCATCGGTTCATGGCGACCACCCGGCTGGCTGCGCATCGTGGGCGCGTTTCTTCTCTTCGGACTCGGCTGGCTGCAGCAACGGCTCGCCTGGCTGGTGTTGCTGGCGCTGCTCGTGTTGGCCGGCTGGTTGGCCAGCCCGCAGCTGCTGAAATGGTGGCACGGCCTCACGCCCGACCGTGTCGAGCCCGTGGTCGCGACCGCGCAGATCGTGCCGCCGCCGCGCACGCAGATCGAGAACGACAAGGGACCGAACCCGCTCGTCATCAACTTCTCGGCCTCGGTGGCGCCGATCGCCCGCATTGGCCAGGAGGCGACCGGCATCACCATCGAACCCGCCATTGCCGGGCGCTGGACGTGGAGCGGCCAGAAGAAGCTGGAATTCCTGCCCGCGCAGGACTGGCCGGTGGGACAGCCCTACAAGGTGCAGCTTGCGAACAACGCGCTGGCGCCCCACATCGAGATGGCGCTGCGCAAGTACGAGTTCACCTCGCCCGAGTTCAGCGCGCGCATCGCGAGTGCGGAGTTCTACCAGGACCCGGTGCAGGCCAACGTGCGCCGCGCCCTCTTTCGCATGAGCTTCTCGCACCCGGTGAACACGGCCGAGTTCGAGAAGCGCCTGGTGCTGACTTACGACCAGGCCTGCGGCACCTCCTTCTTCAGCGTGGGCAAGTGCAAGAGCGAGAAGTTCACGGTCAGCTACGACAAGCTGAGGCTCGCCGCCACCCTGCAGTCCGAGCCGCTGCCCATCCCCGAGAAGACGCGTCCCGTGGTGCTCAGCCTCGCGGCCGGCGCGGTCGCGCAGAAGGGCGGCCCGGGCGTGCGCAGCGACGTCTCGCGTGCCGTCGACATTCCCGGGCTCTTCAGCCTCGAGATCGCGAGCGTCGAGCCCACCATCGTCACCGGCGAGAACGGTGAGCCCGAGCACGTGATGCACATCACGGCGTCGATGCCGGTGCACGAGCGCGAGATGGCGCGCGTGGTGCAGGCCTGGCTGCTGCCCGCCACCGAGGAAGCCAAGGGCGACCCGGACGAGAAGTTCGACTGGTCCGCCGAGCCCGCGAAGATCACCGACGCCGTGCTGCGCCGCGCGAAGAAGCTCACGCTGCAACCGATTGCGAGCGAGCGCGAGGTGACCGAGATGGTCAGCTTCCGCATGCCCCAAGCCGAAGGCGGCCGCTACATGCTGGTGCGCATGGCCAAGGGCCTCAAGACGCCGGGCGGCTACCAGCTCGGCGCCGCGCGGCAGGAGGTGCAGCTGCTCAAGACCTTTGCGCCCGAGCTCACCATCATGAGCCAGGGCTCGCTGCTCGCACTGTCCGGCGAGCGCAAGCTGCCGATCCTGGTGCGCGACCTGCCGGGCATCCGCCTGGAGATCGGCCGCCTGCTGCCGCAGCAGCTGCAGCACCTGGTCACGCAGACCAATGGCGACTTCGCGCATCCCCAGTTCAATGGCGGCCTGCAATCGGACAACCTCGTGGACCGCTTCCAGAAGGAGATTCCGCTCAGCATTCCCGCCGGCAAGGCGCACTACGAAACGGTCGACTTCGCCGAGTACCTGCGCAGCGACGTGGCCGATCGCCGCGGCGTGTTCCTGCTCAAGGTGCAGGGCTACGACCCGAAGGCCAAGAAGAAGGCCGATGGTGATGCGGCGCAGGCCCAGCCCGAAGAGGAACAACAGGAACAGTCGTCCGAAGGCGAAGGCGACCCGGAGAGCGGCAACCCCGAAGACAAGAAGGACCAGCGCCTGGTGCTCGTCACCGACCTGGGCATCGTCGTGAAGAAGTCGCTCGACGGCACGCGCGACGTGTTCGTGCAGAGCATTGCAACCGGCCAGCCCGTGGCCGGTGCGCTGGTCGAAGTGTGGGGCCGCAACGGCATGATCGTCGCGTCGCAGGCGACCGGCGCCACCGGCGCAGCCCGGCTGCCCAACCTCGCGGGCTACCAGCGCGAGAAGGCGCCCGTGGTGCTGGTGGTGCGCAAGGATGGCGATCTGAGCTTCCTGCCGTTCAACCGCAGCGACCGCACGCTGGACATCTCGCGCTTCGACGTCGGCGGCCTTCGCGCGGCCGGCGTGCCCAACCAGATGACGGCCTATGTATTCAGCGACCGCGGCATCTACCGCCCGGGCGACACCATGCACATCGCGATGATGGTCAAGGCCGGCAACTGGGGCACGTCGCTGCGCGACCTGCCGCTCGAAGCCGAGATCATCGACGCGCGCGGCCTCGGCGTGCGGCGCGAAAAACTCAAGCTCGGCCCCGGTGGCGCAGCGGAAATAAGCCATGCGACGCAGGACACGTCGCCCACCGGCAACTACACCGTCAACCTCTACCTACCGCGCGAGTCGTCGCCCGGCAGCCCGGACGTGCAGGGCTTGCTGATCGGCAGCACCACGGTCAAGGTGCAGGAGTTCCTGCCCGATCGCACCAAGGTCGTCGCCAGGCTCAGCAGCGAGAAGGCCGAGGGCTGGGTCCATCCCAAGGACCTGAAGGCGATGGTCGACGTGCAGAACCTCTTCGGCACGCCCGCGCCCGACCGCAAGGTGGAGGGCACGCTCACGCTGAGCCCGGCCTTCCCGGTGTTCCGCGCGTTCGCCGACTACGCCTTCTTCGATCCGCAGCGCGCCACCGAGAAGCAGGTGGATGACCTGGGCAGCGTGCAGACCAGCACCGAAGGCAAGGCCGAGTTCGACCTGCGCCTCTCGCGCTTCGATGCCGCAACCTACCAGGTGCACGTGCTCGCCAAGGCCTTCGAGCCCGAGGGCGGGCGCAGTGTCTCGGCCGAAGCCCAGACGCTGGTGAGCGACCTCGGCTACCTCGTGGGCGTGAAGGTCGATGGCGATACCAGCTACGTGAGCAAGGGCGCCGCGCGCAACGCCAGCGTGATAGCGATCGACCCGCAGGCGAAGAAGATCGCCGTGGCCGAGCTGAAGATCGAACGCGTGGAGCGCAAGGCGTTGTCGGTGCTGGTCAAGCAGGACAACGGCCTTTACCGCTACGAGTCGCGCAAGAAGGAGATCGTGCTCGACGAAAAGCCGCTGGCCATTGCCGCGGCTGGCAACACACTCGCGCTGAACACGTCCGTGCCGGGCAACTTCGCCTACGTGGTGCGCGACGCCGACGGCCTGGAACTCAACCGCGTGGAATACAGCGTGGCGGGCAACGCCAATGTCTCGCGTTCGCTCGACCGCAACGCCGAGCTGCAGCTCACGCTGGACCGCAAGGACTACGAGCCAGGCCAGGAGATCGAGGTCAGCATCCGCGCGCCCTACGTGGGCGCCGGCCTGATCACCATCGAGCGCGACAAGGTCTACGCCCATGCGTGGTTCAAGACCGACAAGACCGCGTCGGTGCAGAGGATCACGCTGCCCAAGGAGTTCGAAGGCACCGGCTACATCAACGTGCACTTCGTGCGCGATCCGGCCTCGGACGAGGTCTACATGAGCCCGCTGTCGTACGGCGTCGCGCCCTTTGCCACCAGCCTGGCCAAGCGAACGGCCAACCTGCAGCTCACCAGCAGCGAACTCGTGAAGCCCGGCCAGACCGTGAAGATGAAGCTCACCAGCGACAAGCCCACGCGTGCCGTGCTGTTCGCGGTGGACGAAGGCATCCTGCAGGTGGCGCGCTACAAGACGCCCGACCCGCTCAAGCACTTCTTCCAGAAGCGTGCGCTCGAAGTCGGCACCCTGCAGACGCTCGACCTGATCCTGCCCGAGTTCAAGAAGCTCATGCAGGGCGCCGCACCTGGCGGTGACGGCGAAGGCGAGCTCGGCAAGCACCTGAACCCCTTCAAGCGCAAGCGCGACAAGCCGGTGGCGTATTGGTCGGGGCTGGTGGATGTGAACGGCAGCCGCGAGTTCAGCTACACCGTGCCCGAGAGCTTCAACGGCAGCCTGCGCGTGATGGCCGTCGCGGTGAACGACGAGACCACCGCCGCCAAGAGCACCCGCACCGTGGTGCGCGGCGACATGGTGATCCTGCCCAACGCACCGCTCGCCATGGCGCCCGGCGACACGGTCGAAGTGGGCGTGGGGCTCGCCAACAACATCGTGGGCTCGGGCAAGGACGCGCCCATTGCGCTCACGCTCACCGCATCGGGCGGGCTCGAAGTGGTGGGCGATGCCACGCAAACGCTCAAGGTCAACGAGCGCGGCGAAGCGAGCACCAGGTTCAATGTGCGCGCCAAGCCCGGCGAGCAGGCGGTGCTGGGTTCGTCGGCGCTGGTGTTCACCTCGGCGCACAAGAACTTCAGCGCGCGTCTCTCGACCGAGGTGAGCGTGCGGCCCGCATCGCCTTTCGTCACGCTGGTGCAGGCCGGCAGCTTCCAGCGCGCGGGCGAGCTGTCCAGCAAGGCCGAGCTGTATCCCAACTTCCGCAGGAGCGAGGTCGCGGTGTCGGCCGCACCTTGGGCCTTTGCGAGCGGCCTCATGCAGTACCTCGAGGTCTATCCGCACGGCTGCACCGAGCAGATCACGAGCCAGACCTTCCCGGCCGTGCTGCTGGCAGGGCGACCCGAACTCGTCAAGGAGATGGCGCGCGGCCGCACGGCCGAGCAAGGCCCGATGCCCGATGCGCGCAAGACCTTCGAGCGCTACCTCGTGCAGCTGCGCGCACGGCAGACGGCCGATGGCGGCTTCGCGCTGTGGCCCGGCGCCGGGCCCGATCCCTTTGCCACGCTCTACGCGGTGCACCTGCTGGTCGAAGCCAAAGACCACAAGCTGCCGGTGCCGCAGGACCTGCTGCAAAAGGCCAACACCTACCTGCAGGGCTGGCTCGGCAGCGGCGATGCCTCGCTCGACGGCTGGCGCCAGCGCACGCAGGCGGCCTACCTGCTGACGCGGCAGGGCATCATCGCGCCGGCCGCGCTGGCCAACCTGCGCGAAGCCTGGCGCAACAAACAAACTGCGGGCTGGAGCGACGACCTCGGTGCCGCGTACCTCGCCGCGAGCTACCAGCTCGTGAAGCAGGAGCAGGTCGCGGCCGAACTGCTCAACCCCGTGTGGTCCGACCTGCTCGCCCGCGCCGAGAAGAAGCAGCGCCGCAACGTGTGGGGCGCCTACTACGACCCGCTGGTGCACGACAGCATGACGCTGCACCTGGTGGGCCGGCACTTCCCGTCCCGGCTGAAGACACTGAAGCCGCAGGTGTGGGAAGGCATGGGCGCCATGGTGCGCGACGGCTGGTACAACAGCCTGTCGTCGGCCTCGATGCTGCTCGCGGTCGATGCCTACTTCGAAGCGGTGGCGCAGAACGTCGAAGGCAAGCTCACGGCGCAGTCGGTCAACGCGCAAGGCCAGGCCGCGGCGCTTGCGTTGGGCGCGGTGAACCCGATCACGCGCGCTCCGGTGCCGGCGGGCACCGCGAAGCTCAAGCTGTCGAACGACAGCGATTTCAACCTCTACTACAGCTGGGCCGAACAGGGCTTCGAACGCAACGTGCCCACGACACCGGTGAACCAGGGCCTGGAGATCTTCCATGAAGTGCTCGATGCCAAGGGCAACCCGACCGCCAAGGCCAGGCTCGGCGAAGAGGTCACGGTGCGGGTGCGCGTGCGCAGCCTGGAACGCGCCCAGCTGAACGACGTGGCGCTGGTCGACGTGCTCCCCGGCGGACTGGAGCCCGTGCTGCAGGCCGTGGGCGACAACGAGGAAGCCGATGCCGACGCGCCGATCTGGAAGAAGCGCCTGGGCGGCAGCGGCTCGTGGAAGGTGCAATACGCCGACATCCGCGAAGACCGCGTGGTGTTCTATGGCGCGGTCGGCAAGGATCTGCTCGAAGTGACCTACAAGGCGCGCGCGACCAACGTGGGCGACTTCGTGGTACCGGCCGCGTACGGCGAGGCGATGTACGACCGGCGCGTGTATTCGCGCTCGGCCGGGGCGCGCTTCCAGGTGGTGGCGAAGTGA
- a CDS encoding SRPBCC family protein: protein MAHQRFEFDMPAPAEVVFDAFHYHVWRARWDSLVGNARVVGGAPCPFVGAETENTGGGWLRALSMRTRFVTFDRPHVAAASMIGRSFPFSRWAASMRHRDTQPGRSVLIYVYTIEAGPKPLRWLLEPVVAWIFARQTQRRFRRMRDFLAAHAAEVVEWQRLQRGSDAA from the coding sequence ATGGCACACCAGCGCTTTGAATTCGACATGCCGGCGCCGGCCGAGGTGGTCTTCGATGCCTTCCACTATCACGTCTGGCGTGCGCGCTGGGATTCGCTGGTCGGCAACGCCCGGGTCGTGGGCGGCGCACCGTGTCCGTTCGTTGGCGCAGAAACCGAGAACACCGGTGGCGGATGGCTGCGCGCCCTGTCGATGCGCACGCGATTCGTCACCTTCGACCGGCCGCATGTGGCGGCGGCTTCGATGATCGGCCGATCCTTCCCCTTCAGCCGCTGGGCCGCGTCGATGCGGCACCGCGACACGCAACCGGGCCGATCGGTACTGATCTACGTCTACACCATCGAGGCGGGTCCGAAGCCATTGCGTTGGCTGCTTGAGCCGGTGGTCGCTTGGATCTTTGCGCGGCAGACGCAGCGGCGCTTCAGGCGCATGCGCGACTTCCTGGCTGCGCATGCGGCCGAGGTCGTGGAGTGGCAACGACTGCAACGGGGGAGTGACGCGGCATGA